The genomic window TGGCTGATTGTTATATTTGCTtttgatgttgtgtttttgagagagagaaaaaatgaatTATTGCGTGAGATGACATGCAAAACAACATTGAGAAACAACTTTAATAAAGAAAAATTACATTATTACATCCATTgaaaaaacaacttttcagccAGCCCCAACAGGAGCAGATGAGGGAGTAGCTAGAAGATGTCACAGGTCTTTCATTAAAAGGTATCCTTGGCTCCTCACACACTTAACATGtaacatttagtagacgctcttatccagagtgacttacagtaagtacagggacattcccccgaggcaagtagggtgaagtgccttgcccaaggacacaacgtcatttgacacggccgggaatcgaactggcaaccttcagattaccagcccgactccctcaccgctcagccacctgacgtccaccacacttccacacacaagCAGTTAACAAACACATATTGCTCAATGAGTCAACGAGGATATTATTTTTCCAGCAGTGACTGTTACAGCCACTGATCCAACGTCACGACAAGAAACTATGCTAGCTGTTCTCTCATTAAAGGCAATTTTCCTTTCAACGTCCATCTGCTATTTGGGTCCAGTAACACAGATGTCTTGTTGTGTTTGAATCCCAGCGTTAATGACGTATCGTTCAGCCAGATTCGTGCATTACCTGGCAGCGGAGAGAGCTGTGGTAAAGGAAGTTGTTTTCCGGAACTCGCAACTCTCTTTATGTGAAGAAACCACTCGGCTACAGACCACAGAGCACAGACGTGCGCACGGTGCTACACCATCTCTCAGTATTAATTAATCACTAAGTGTTTCAGCTTGCAGACTTCGCAGCCCCAGCTATCGGGATTTTCTAGTTCGCCTCAGAAACATTCCTGCTATTTTTGGAATGTGGGGTGCTTCAAAcatttggggagagagagacagaagggtgtCATAATTTATTGTCTTGCTTGCTGTTGAAATACTGCTCGTGGCATGTCGGTATGATTCCATTACCAAATACCTTTTCAAATAACTGTCTTCCTGGCTGCTTTTAAGCCTAGAAAAAGCTACTGAAACATACAGCCTGTAAAGAATGCAAACCACCTTTAGAGAGATTTTCCTCAAATCTGTAAAATTCCTGAGTCTTTAAATGCTAATTACTCCCAGACCACCTCCTGCCTACCCATGATACAGACACAGACTCTGTGTCTATAATCACTCAGGACTTGGCATTTCACATCTTTCACTAACATGTTCCAGATTGTATTTCACTCATTAAGAAAAAACAATGTAAGTGCATCCACTAATGTGTCCAGGGAGAAACTTTATCTGGGAGAACAATCTAGATCCATCtacaagaaacagagagatgtcATCACCAACTGAGCCATCTTATTTCATGGACAGTCTGCTCTTGAAGCGCACTGTTCAATTTAGTTTAATTTCGAGGCGAAAGCTTTCTTTGTTTCAGGGCAGGGACCCTGAAGCTAAATCCGATCGTTGGCTCCACATGCTCCCCCTCTGAATCCTTATTGTATGACTCATGGCTTATCTTAACATTAGCAATTAGAGACAAGGAGAAGCCAGCCTGGATGTTGTAAAGATTCAGACATTCTGATCCGCTCTGTGGTGGGAGAGGCAGGTATCTCTGTGTTCTAACCTGCGTATTGGCCACCTTACCCGCCTACCCACCTATACTTGTGTTTCTCCCATGTGTCTGATTGGAAACCACACCTTCTGTCAGATGATTTGTGTGTTAGTCATTTCCCTGAGCTTCCAGGGTCTTGAAAGGAACAGTGCTTTCAACGGGTCAGTGTGGGAGATGCCAACTGGAATCTGGTGCAATGGCAGATGGAACGTGTGGATCTAACTGTAAAACAGCTCAGCTGAACAATACAGCAGAATATGAGTGTGTCACCAACACCGTTTATCTGATtgtgttttctctttctcagagTCAAACGGAAGacggaaagaaaagaaaaaaggtaCAGTTCTCATCGTGACTGTGGACACGCCCTCTGCGATTGAAGGAGAGTGAATAGGCGTTGGCCAAATTTGATCAGGGACGATTGGATCATGGGCTTGACCGCCAATCAATCTGATCGTcagaaacaaaaacaattaCATGTCTCCTAGCAACTGTTGTCAATGTTCTGGACCAACCCCATCTCATATTGCTGCACGTTAATCTGTCACATTCATCTACACGTACACAAAATCTCTGACACTGAATGTTTAAAGTAAAGCAAAACACAAGCTTGTGAGATCATGAAGGCTTACCCCTACCAGGTTAAGTGGGCATTCGCCCGATTCAAGATTCATCTGTTTGCTTTTGGCTGATGTTGGTGTGTCTTAAAGGCTGGTTTCCATGATTATCGTCTCCAGGTAAGAAGGGCCCTCCTGGTGCCCCAGGGCCCCCGGGGCCCCCAGGGCCCCAAGGCCCCCCTGGCATCCCTGGGATCCCCGGCATCCCTGGGAGCAACGCCATGGGCCCCTCCGGTCCCCCAGGACCCCCCGGCCCGGCCGGCCCCCCAGGGCCACAGGGCCCCCCTGGCCCTCAAGGACCTGCAGGTGCCCCTAAAGTTTTCTTATCTTTGGCTGAACGACCTAGAAAAACCTTTCAAAGGATGTGGATGTACTTTGGTGTTTAATCTTTTTGTGTTTCTTAAACTGATGTTAGTTGGATTGTGTCACAATGTAGGATGTTGTGTTTTCATATACTGCGCTGCGTGAGGTTGTCGAACTAACATGATTTGTTTTCTGACTTGCGCAGGAGGCGTGGACAAGGTCAGACTGAGAGACAGTCAGGTATGAGCGTTTTGACATCGCCTTGTTCTCGTCTGCTGACGGTGGTTTCATgaaacaaaacacaacacatccTGAATACATATCAAAGTTTACGACACCACGTTAAAGTTGCATTTCTCTGTGGAAGACTGTAAATTCGGTGTGATTGTGTTCCAGCCGGCCGTGGTTCATCTTCAAGGCCAGGAGACGACCATACAGGTCAAGGAAGGTAAGCGTCTCTTCTCTACCGGACATGAAGCCCTGACAGGCTGCCCACATTATGGAACTTCAGTAGAAGAGTGATCAATGAAACAAACGCTCTAATAGACTGCTGTAGAGTGATATGATGCAATCATGTatatcttgggggggggggggggtgtatttgGCATTTAAAGATGTTTTTGTCAGTGCTTGATGTTGTTTAACCACGTGTTGTTTTGTGGTAATTACGGATTTTGAGTGGCTGCCCTTTTCTCACGCTGAGATCTTTCAGAAGGCGTGTTAAGAAACTGGAAAATGATCTCCATTCACCACAAGGTGTTCAAGATGCACTCCCGTTCAGGAGAGCTGGAGGTTCTGGTTGATGGAACCTACTTCATCTATAGTCAGGTAGAAGTGAGTACGTCCTTGGGCCTAACTCTTCCTGTAGCCTGCAAGCCTCTCAGGCCTTTACTCTGCAGTCTTAGAGGTCCGTGCCTTTTCCCACTACCAGCAGGGTCAGAGGAGTATTGTTGAGGTAGTGGCTCCGATTTGTAGAATACTGTAGAGTACGGATTTAATGAATACCTTACTTATACATTTTTGTGCGCAGAACTTTAGATTTTCACTGTTATATATATGACCTAAACATCTCAACAGGACTCTAACTGTTTAGTCATAGTATTCGTTTCAAGCTGTTGAAATATATAAATGTGGAAACAGGGTTTACTTATGGCAGATCTCTTAACTGCAGAGGCAAATGTCTGAATGAGTGAAGGGAATGTACAGCATTCCATTTACATTTTTGTAAGTAGATTTTTACCAGATCACCAGAAGCATGAGTAAAAATGATGGATCTGTATAGCAACACTCATGGATCTGCCCTGCATGCTCGATTTTTTTCACAGCTCGTTTTCTAAACCCACCTTTTTCGTCAGGTTTACTACCTTAACTTCACTGACATCGCGAGCTACGAGGTGATGGTGGACAAGACTCCGTTCCTGCGCTGCACAAGAAGCATCGAGACGGGACAACGCAAGTTCAACACCTGCTACACGGCGGGGGTGTGTCTACTGCGCGCGCGCCAGAAGATCTCCATCCGTATGGTGTACGAGGACACCTCCATCAGCATGACCAATCACACCACCTTCCTGGGAAGCATCCGCCTAGGGGAGGCCCCTCCAGCCAATCACTCGTGAGCAGGAAGTCACACACGCCTCCAGGCCACACCCACCCTGGAGTAAACCATTACTTTGTTCTCTCTGGGGGGGAAACGCTTCGTACAGTTGGAGTCTGTCTGTGGTGATGGTGGACTGCAAACGTACCTTATACATCCACGATGAGAGGCGTCCTTGCTCTTGATGTTTTTAATAaaatttgtctgtttgtctcgaCTTTTAGATGAGCGAGGAGATGGAAAGCAAGGTTGATAAAAACCTCATGTCATGTTTCCATTCCaagttcttcttttttttgtgtctgtgagtgtagaATGCTTGTATTTTCACACAAAACTGTATTTGTGGTCCTGAATGTGATTGGTTCACGTATGCCATTAtgaaaacatgcacacataatTATTAGCTTTTGAATTTATTGAGGAAAATACAATAAAGATTGTGCTTTTCTGTGATTAAAATAACACACATTATGTTCAAGCACAAGAGATTCACAGATAAAATGTGCACTGATTGAAGCAAATTATggatttttctttctctctctcaatctttcttGTAAGGTCAGTATGAATGTTTTAGTGTTTGATAATTGAAATGAAGTTGCTTGCCAAGACTGAATCTCCTGAATTCCATGATAATATTTCTTTGTCTGCTCTCAATAACACAAACGATGCAATTTCTGTGTTACTTTTGCCACCCAGTTTCTCTCTGAATTTAGTATTTTTCTTGCTGTAGTTCTTTGGATTGTTTGAAAGTGACTAATTTACTTGTCATTCTGTTTGAGCCAAACCAGCCATGTCTTTTTTCCTGAAAGGTAGAATGTGTTTCTATTTTTTCAACGCGTTTctcaaaacagttttttttttgcatacatAGGCAGCTTGAAGCTTTTGTAAATATCACacagtcagaatgtttcttACCATACTCTGTCTCATGATCATGTTTCTATGTGAAAGGACACAATAGTCTTTAAAATAGCATTTATGGGCACATATTATGCTTccaagtaggctacagtttaTGGTTCTTTATGAATATCCTCTGCACTGTGCATATACTGTAAGTGTTACAGGTCCATCTCTATGCAATCAGCCCTCTAGAACGTATGTGGGTATTACAGTATCAGAATCTAGTCCAGTTGTTTTGAATTATTTCATTCCGTGAAACAAAGTTAAGAAAGGAATCAACATTAGAATTATAACATTCgaaacattttcttttgctgGCCATATTCAAGCCCCCTCACCCGCCCCTTGCCTCTCAGTCAAAAGCAAGTTAGCAGTCCATCAATGAGAATCAAAAATCTGGCTGTTTAGATTCTGTAAGATCCGAGTCCTTGCCATAATACCTTGAATTGTTGCCATGTGTTTTACTGATGTGGTTGATGTGTCCCGTTGTTCATGTAGAATTATTATGGGACGTCTGCCTCATGAAGTTAAGTTCTTAGAGTAGCTTACTAAAGATGAGACAAGatgaaaatgatgaaaatgaatAATGAATTTGAACACAACCCAAAATGGTCGTTTCTCAGAATCTAACCTGTTCAGATGATGAGTAGGAATATATTGTGTAACTCATTATTCTGATTGTTTGTAGGTAAATAGGGTATATTTTCCCTGACTTTGTTGAATATAATGTACATTTGTATACTCTGTTGTGATTGTACATATGTATATAAAATAGAATTTCAGTTTTTGTAAATTTAATTGATTTATAATATTAAACTGTTTTAACACTAGCACATCTATGCTATGGGACACATTTTGAAGTTTATTGTAGATACTACTTTCTACTACTCAAGATGGTGACCAAACATGAATCCCCGGAAAAAAAAATTAACTGCTTTCCCATTTACTTTaagatgagaaaaaaaaacctgctCATTAATCCAGCCTGATGATCATGCTGTTTTATTCAGATTTGGAGCTGTGCTGTCTGTTGGCTCTGATTCAAAGAAGCAGTGAGACTCCAGATGCGAGGCGTCTGCTGTCTGTTGTGTTGATAGACAGTGACCCCTAGTGGTCGGACAACAACCACTCAGGCCAGCAAAGCAAAAGTGGAGTAAAGTATAGGATAGTAGTAGTAGGCTTCTTTTCAGAGTAGTACGTTTCAAGTTTCTTCCCATTTGTAACAAGCACAGGTAAATTGGAAGTATTCGgtgctgctctgctcctcttGATAATCCCCAGCAGCCTATCTCAAACTATAGTAAATAAACTAAACCTATAAGAAATCAGTCTAGCCTATATGAGCTACAATACTTATCGATGACATATTTAATAAAGTTAGTACATTATTGATCTCTGAGGGAAAAGCAAACTAAAAGATTCCTTTTATATTTAGTGCCATAATGAACACATTTTAGGCTCAGCTCTggtaaataaaattaaaaactgTTGTTATGGCAACATGAATAGCATTATTCTGTTTTCTTAAGAGATAAATTTTTCCCTTTCAGTTGTGAAAGCATTTGTTACCATTTTCTTACCTTCTTCACAGTTGGCTAGGTGACCTTAGAGATTCCCTTAGAGGTCTGTGCTGTAAGAATACCCTTACAGCACAGACCTCTAACGTCTGCATCTCCAACATTCAATACACATTATTTGCAATGTCACATGTGTACTTCCATTCCTTTGAGGGGAATACCTTCAGTGTAGATTCCACTAATAAGCATTCTCATAGAACTGAAAGGCAAAACAGGAAAGGCGAAGCTTTGCATGCAAGCTCACACCCTGACCTTTCATTTACATGAATGTTTCCTCACCTCTCGAGGCTCTTAACACCAGAATCTTCAAGCAGAGATCCCAACAAAAGGAAGGATTTGCTTGGGGTAAAGTGTCTTCCACAACAGACAGCCATGttctggggggaagggggcggaGCAAGGTGGAGTGACGGGGGTTAGGGAAGTTCCTTTCTTTTCAGAATAACTCACTGTTGACAGCCAGCTACGTTGCTCATGGAACAGTATGCTGTAATATATATTGTCAACACCAAGATATGTCGTCTGACCTACGGAAGAGACTGGCTCACCCAATGTGCTCCTGTGGACTGAGATCTGTAATAGTCACCTTAGTGAGGGTTTAATGCTGTGAGAAGATCACTCTATCAGTTCTAAATCACGGTTTAACATTACCACCTACCGAGTTACTATTGTTGGAAATAAAGACACTAATAAGATGTTCCTCCAAAACCTTGTCTTAAGACGACTTCTGAGGGAAAGACTAGCCTCTCTCATGGTGGGAATATAATAAGGGTTGGATAAACACAAGTTTGAATAATCCTCTCACTAAGGCATACTGATGTCCCCTGGAAGCTTCTCTTTCAATCGCTAATCTTCTGCTCCAACCGCCTGGAGATAATTAACCATTTCTACTCCCTTTTGGCCATGCGACTGAAAGGCCTGTTTCTGGCTCCCTGTTTTCTTTGTAGATTAAGATTTTACGGCATTATGAGGTGACCCAGAAGGATTCATCAGGACACAAATGATGCcagcacatacaacacacaacacacaacacacacaacacacacaacacacagtgtAAGGAAGGAGTGTTGAAATAGTGGACAATGATTATTCTGAGGAAAACTACATTTGTTGGTCAAAACCAAAACATTTATTGAACAGGTTAAAAGCAGAGCTTTTACCAAAACATTTATTGAACAGGTTAAAAGCAGAGCTTTTATCTCGTAGTGGGATAATCGTTTGGTAGGTTTTAATAATCCTAAATCAATAAGGGTCTTATCTTatcttaaataaatacacataGATGCTTCCTTGCTTTGAGTAGGACTAAGTTAGTATTTAGAGCTCAATTGTTAAAGTGTTGGTTATTCAGTAGTCTGTATTGCTTGAATTTTCTGAGTGTTGCAAATCCTCAAAGGAAATCTTCAAAGATTAAGGATCCGTGGTTTCGATAGTGCATCACTGTGTCTCGCACATTGGAGACGTCTCATCTGTGATGATTAATGACGCACACTGCTGAATGGGACGGAGTAAGCCTATTAAAAAGGGAGAATGGTGAAAACATTGGAAATACAGTAGCTTACATGACAGCATTATGCTTCTCGCAATACAACACTCATATTGGAACATACTATGTTAGTCGATCAGAAGTTGGTGACCTAAAAATTAGATCACTGCATTTAAGTAGTTGAAACGGTTGAAATGACTAAAAGTAGGCCCCTTTGGGTCCATAGTCGAGTAGCCAATTGAAAGGGGCGTGGTTAAGGTAAAGTCACATAAGAAGACTGTGTTGGGGCGGTCACACAGATGACCTACCACTTGGCAGGACAAGGGGTAGTACGTGAATCGGATTTTAACGTTTGGAGTACCAGAAGAAACTATTTCAGATTGGAACTATAACGACTCTTGAAGAGTTAACGAGATTTATTTAAATTTCGAAATGAAATACCACGTGGATTTATTTCTATTGACCTTTATGAtgaacacacactgctgtggtgGCATAATCTGGCTGTAAGTATACAGACGCAATGTTGtcgttaaatgtatttttacaaCTACAATACCACTTTAAAATCCTATAAATGTTTGATATTATTTACATGGAGTAACCGTTGGTAGTCTAGTGGCCGTCTGGTGACCTAATGGAAGATTTGTTTTTGCAGGGGCCTTACTGTTAATGGTAGCTCTGTTGGTTGGAATCAAACTCATCATTGCAAGCTGTTAGACGGACTGGCCCCCGATCAGCTGCAACTATGCCGGAGGAACCTCGAGCTCATGCACAGTATTGTCCACGCGGCAAAGTTGACCAAAACGACCTGTCAGAACACCTTAAGTGACATGCGATGGAATTGCTCATCCATTGAAAATGCACCTCGTTTTACGCCAGATTTAGCTAAAGGTaaatatttatttcaatgttgAATAATGACCCTAAAGTATCATGGCTTCAGTGTTAGTCTTTTACGTAAGTTTCTCTCAGTATGTTTATTCGCTCTGTATATTTGCAGGTACCAGAGAATCTGCGTTTGTGTTCTCGCTCGCCGCAGCCGTAGTTAGTCACTCTATCTCCACAGCCTGCTCATCTGGAGAGCTTCCGAGTTGCTCGTGCGCCCCGGCACCTGCGGAACAGGCAGGGCCCGACTTCAGATGGGGAGGATGTGGCGATAATCTACGGTACGGTCTTCAAATGGGTTCCGCTTTCTCGGATGCACCGATGAGAAACAGCAGATCCGGCTCACAGGCGTTCAGGCTGATGCATTTACACAACAACGCTGTTGGCAGACAGGTAAGGCTATTTTCTTTGTACAAACCCACATGTTCTCATTCAGTCTTTCATGCATGGCTTCCAATATCAGACCACAGGCGTCCAAACTCATTAAACCCATCCCAAACTGTCCTTGCATTACAAAAACAATTGGATTGGGATGCTTATCTGTACTGTTCTTGTAATCTACAAAATATGTTTTGTACTCTACTTCTAGGCACTGATTGAATCCCAGGATACCAAATGCAAGTGCCATGGGGTGTCTGGCTCATGTTCCGTCAAAACATGTTGGAAAGGCCTCCGTGATATCGGCTACATCGCCACAGAGCTTAAATCCAAGTACCTGGCTGCCACTAAAGTGATGCATCGCTATGTGGGGCCGAGGAAGCTGCTGGTGCCCAGAGAGCTGGACGTGAgaccagtgagagagagcgagctggTCTACCTGATCAGTTCTCCAGATTACTGCACACACAACGACAAGCATGGATCTCTCGGCACACAGGACAGGTAGTTTATAGTCTACCTAAACACCTCACCTGAAACAGAATAATGCATTTTGCCTTTAAGTGTTGATTACCTGACATGTGCTTGATCTTCAACatgtttttattgttgtttaCAGACAGTGCAACAAGACAACCAATGACAGTGGGAGTTGCAATCTGATGTGCTGTGGCCGTGGCTACAATGCCTACTCAGAGAGGATTGTGGAAAGGTGTCAGTGCAAATACCACTGGTGCTGCTACGTCACATGCAAGAAATGTGAACATACGGTGGAGAGATATGTATGTAAGTGAACTTTTCAAAGACATTTGAGCTGCTGACACGAAGCACTATTTTCATCACATCTCGATAAGCTCGCCAACCAAGAGGACCCCAGACTCCCTCAGACTCTGGGAAATGAAGTGTTGGAGAACGCTAGAGACACTGTAAGGACAGTCATGCTGCTCCAAGGACCGTGAACAGGATGTGAGGTCACAGGAAAGACGACTGATATCTGATGGGTAAACGTGATTGGGAGTATTAAATGTTTGATTGGTGAATAATTCCACAGTGGATAACTGGAGAAGAATACAATAGACATGGCTCATGGAAAAAAAGACTTTTCAAAAGAAAACCTGCCTTGTGTGTTAACGGGTTCCGTTGGTAAATGAATCAAAAAACCGTAAGAAAGTTACATTTAACTATCTGAATTCCCTTACACAGACGATTCTTTATCTGAATGGAACATCTCACTTCATGAATATTGGCCTGCAAAAAACAAGtttaatgcattttaattttctggACACCAAGGGCTATATAAGGGTATATTTATTATATTAAAAAGATAGAAAAAAACTTCTGAGTTTTATACATTTCTTTTGCATGAAAATAGTTGCTATTAAAATGGCCAATATTTTCCAAATATTTTGGAAAGttatttaaatatttattaAGGCTGGGGACAGGAAGCTGACACAATTTAACAGATAAATATCCTATACACAACACAATTTATATAAAACTGTAGGTATATTTTAACAATAAAATGTAAATCACGTATTATGAAACGTACAGCTAAAATGAGTCAAATATGTTCTTTTCTAACATGACATTTCCATGAACCCATTTTGGAGACACACCATCTTATGCTGCTTAATTAAGGACCCTCAAACTCAATGTTTTCTCAATGTGTCTGAGACTCCACGCTGCAGAGCCCGAGATGACCACAGAGATGACATCCAGCTGTAAAGAGCCCTCCTGTTGACTCAGGACTTGGTGAGACTATGCTCGGAATGCCGGCAATCCCACTTAAGCAGAAGGCACTGCTGCATAAGTGCTAATTCTAAATGACCAGAAGCTACATCACCAACACAGTGTATTTAATATGTTCAGCTTCAGGGCACAGGAATAGGCGTGTGTGGGGGTTTAAGGGTATGATTGATGCCTACAAGCCCATGAACCGTAcacttattttggttgaacAACTGTTCTAAACAATTCGTCTTGGACGTGTTTGCAAATCTATCTTGAGACTAATTAAAAAAGGAGACAGGTGACGAAATTCTTGGTTCCAAAATAAAAACCCTCTGTTTTCCTTTTGAATTGTATTCGAACTGCGCAGTCATCAATCTGATAACCTGAATCCTGCATTGGGAGAAAAACTTCAGGAGGTCACATGATAAGATGATTCACATGTATATCacttaaacataaaaaaaaaaatggtattAGTACTGAAAAAAAATaagatgcttttttttttttttactttaacttgagtgaaaaagtgttgtCAGTCCTTCAACTTTTAGTCAttaagtctttttaaacatgagttactgtacttctacttgagtgaaggatgtgtgtaccttTGCCGTCTCTGGCATCAGTTTTATGTCTCTccagggcacagcagattttttCTGTTTCGCGTTTGGACAAGGACGAATGTTTACGGAAGCCGATAGGTCATCATCAAGGAAAACATTGCTGTAAAGATGGCAGCCGCCAAAATCACTGGTGTGTCAGATGAACCCCTTAAATTATCAGAATTATTAGATCACGGGTGGAAATTATTTGAGGAAGTCGATTGTACCAATGAACCCATTGCAGCGACCCACATACAAGTTAAAATAAAGCGCGGAATAACGCAACTTGAAGAGGCG from Osmerus eperlanus chromosome 19, fOsmEpe2.1, whole genome shotgun sequence includes these protein-coding regions:
- the eda gene encoding ectodysplasin-A isoform X4; its protein translation is MAPKSLSVKLANLEESDLKESTCICRRQCNNCKIFLGFFVLSLSLHFITLFCYLDLRSEVQREILQKNRDESQTAGTSDMNEKHAPGFQLLEVSYPIDLQALSLMAEEENTHLKQDSQHVVLRSKRSQKRPESESNGRRKEKKKGKKGPPGAPGPPGPPGPQGPPGIPGIPGIPGSNAMGPSGPPGPPGPAGPPGPQGPPGPQGPAGGVDKVRLRDSQPAVVHLQGQETTIQVKEGVLRNWKMISIHHKVFKMHSRSGELEVLVDGTYFIYSQVEVYYLNFTDIASYEVMVDKTPFLRCTRSIETGQRKFNTCYTAGVCLLRARQKISIRMVYEDTSISMTNHTTFLGSIRLGEAPPANHS
- the eda gene encoding ectodysplasin-A isoform X1; its protein translation is MAPKSLSVKLANLEESDLKESTCICRRQCNNCKIFLGFFVLSLSLHFITLFCYLDLRSEVQREILQKNRDESQTAGTSDMNEKHAPGFQLLEVSYPIDLQALSLMAEEENTHLKQDSQHVVLRSKRSQKRPESESNGRRKEKKKGKKGPPGAPGPPGPPGPQGPPGIPGIPGIPGSNAMGPSGPPGPPGPAGPPGPQGPPGPQGPAGGVDKVRLRDSQPAVVHLQGQETTIQVKEDLSEGVLRNWKMISIHHKVFKMHSRSGELEVLVDGTYFIYSQVEVYYLNFTDIASYEVMVDKTPFLRCTRSIETGQRKFNTCYTAGVCLLRARQKISIRMVYEDTSISMTNHTTFLGSIRLGEAPPANHS
- the eda gene encoding ectodysplasin-A isoform X3; the encoded protein is MAPKSLSVKLANLEESDLKESTCICRRQCNNCKIFLGFFVLSLSLHFITLFCYLDLRSEVQREILQKNRDESQTAGTSDMNEKHAPGFQLLEVSYPIDLQALSLMAEEENTHLKQDSQHVVLRSKRSQKRPESESNGRRKEKKKGKKGPPGAPGPPGPPGPQGPPGIPGIPGIPGSNAMGPSGPPGPPGPAGPPGPQGPPGPQGPAGGVDKVRLRDSQPAVVHLQGQETTIQVKEEGVLRNWKMISIHHKVFKMHSRSGELEVLVDGTYFIYSQVEVYYLNFTDIASYEVMVDKTPFLRCTRSIETGQRKFNTCYTAGVCLLRARQKISIRMVYEDTSISMTNHTTFLGSIRLGEAPPANHS
- the wnt11f2 gene encoding protein Wnt-11; protein product: MKYHVDLFLLTFMMNTHCCGGIIWLGLTVNGSSVGWNQTHHCKLLDGLAPDQLQLCRRNLELMHSIVHAAKLTKTTCQNTLSDMRWNCSSIENAPRFTPDLAKGTRESAFVFSLAAAVVSHSISTACSSGELPSCSCAPAPAEQAGPDFRWGGCGDNLRYGLQMGSAFSDAPMRNSRSGSQAFRLMHLHNNAVGRQALIESQDTKCKCHGVSGSCSVKTCWKGLRDIGYIATELKSKYLAATKVMHRYVGPRKLLVPRELDVRPVRESELVYLISSPDYCTHNDKHGSLGTQDRQCNKTTNDSGSCNLMCCGRGYNAYSERIVERCQCKYHWCCYVTCKKCEHTVERYVCK
- the eda gene encoding ectodysplasin-A isoform X2 codes for the protein MAPKSLSVKLANLEESDLKESTCICRRQCNNCKIFLGFFVLSLSLHFITLFCYLDLRSEVQREILQKNRDESQTAGTSDMNEKHAPGFQLLEVSYPIDLQALSLMAEEENTHLKQDSQHVVLRSKRSQKRPESESNGRRKEKKKGKKGPPGAPGPPGPPGPQGPPGIPGIPGIPGSNAMGPSGPPGPPGPAGPPGPQGPPGPQGPAGGVDKVRLRDSQPAVVHLQGQETTIQVKEDLSEGVLRNWKMISIHHKVFKMHSRSGELEVLVDGTYFIYSQVYYLNFTDIASYEVMVDKTPFLRCTRSIETGQRKFNTCYTAGVCLLRARQKISIRMVYEDTSISMTNHTTFLGSIRLGEAPPANHS